Genomic window (Longimicrobiaceae bacterium):
GCGGGGTGACGCCGGGGCCCGGGGTCCCCGCCGCGCTCCGGGAGTTCGCGGACCGATTCGGCCGCGGCGAGTTCTGGGAGAGCCACGAGGTCCTGGAGGCGCCCTGGCGGCGGGGGCGGAGCGGCTTCTACAAGGGGCTGATCCTCCTCGCCAGCGCCTGGGTGCACGTGGAGCGAGGCAACGCACGCGGCGTCGCCGCGCAGCTCCGCAAGACCGAGCGCGAGCTGGCGCCGTACCGCCCGGCGTACCTGGGCCTGGACGTGGACGCGCTCCTCGCCCACGCCGCCCGCCTGGCCGCGGCGGTGGCCGCCGGCCCGGAAGGCGGCGCCGGTGCGTGGGCC
Coding sequences:
- a CDS encoding DUF309 domain-containing protein; protein product: MTPGPGVPAALREFADRFGRGEFWESHEVLEAPWRRGRSGFYKGLILLASAWVHVERGNARGVAAQLRKTERELAPYRPAYLGLDVDALLAHAARLAAAVAAGPEGGAGAWA